In Terriglobia bacterium, the following proteins share a genomic window:
- a CDS encoding alkaline phosphatase family protein, with amino-acid sequence MKRIPKWMLALAAAALLAAAFGVSRSLSHSAAPPAPHNKLIILGIDGMDPLLLRQFMAAGKMPHFAALAASGGFLPLQTSIPPQSPVAWANLITGMNPGSHGIFDFIHRDPATLTPYFSTSQVKAPEHNLRLGNWVIPISEGKVELLRHGKAFWQYLDEHKIPLTVFRIPSNFPPVPTQGKTFAGMGTPDLLGGYGTFSFYTDDPIFTPGPVSGGVIYPAQVAGDRIEAQLHGPVNSLRKDNPELIIPFTVDRDASEPVARFTIQGQQFILRVGEWSPWIRVTFTFVPGLESITGICRFYLKQVRPQFELYVSPINIDPANPALPISTPETYARDLARDVGSFYTQGISEDTKALTSGLLSDDEYLQQAHIVFDEQRRLFLHELARFRAGLFFYYFSSLDQNSHMFWRANDQKFPAYDAQLAARHGHVLEDYYGEMDAMLGAALQAADAETTVLVVSDHGFAPFHRSFSLNTWLVENGYLVLRAGAQPGPGRDIFKDADWSKTRAYGLGLNGLYVNLRGREKNGIVNPGAESDALQLEIAAKLEAVRDPNDKQQVITRVDRASEAYSGPAAAQAPDIIVGYNRGFRVGWDSVLGGIPAKVLEDNTEPWSGDHCMDYTKVPGVVLSNRKIEATQPALTDIAPTILAEFGIARPAAMHGHSIFAPSAQNAQRAAKSPAAQGTRR; translated from the coding sequence ATGAAAAGAATTCCCAAATGGATGTTGGCTCTCGCCGCGGCCGCTCTTCTCGCCGCCGCCTTCGGCGTATCGCGCTCGCTCTCCCACAGCGCCGCGCCCCCCGCCCCGCACAACAAGCTCATCATCCTTGGCATTGACGGCATGGACCCCCTGCTCCTCCGGCAGTTCATGGCCGCGGGGAAAATGCCCCATTTCGCGGCTCTGGCCGCGAGCGGCGGCTTCCTCCCTCTCCAGACCAGCATCCCTCCGCAAAGCCCCGTCGCCTGGGCCAACCTGATCACCGGCATGAACCCCGGCAGCCACGGCATCTTCGATTTCATTCATCGCGACCCCGCTACGCTCACCCCCTACTTCTCCACCTCGCAGGTCAAGGCCCCGGAACACAACCTGCGCCTCGGCAACTGGGTCATCCCCATCTCCGAAGGAAAAGTAGAGTTGCTGCGCCACGGCAAAGCCTTCTGGCAATACCTCGACGAGCACAAGATTCCCCTCACCGTCTTCCGCATCCCCTCCAATTTTCCCCCCGTGCCCACCCAGGGCAAAACCTTCGCCGGCATGGGCACCCCCGATCTCCTCGGCGGCTACGGCACCTTCTCCTTCTACACCGACGATCCCATCTTCACTCCCGGCCCCGTCAGTGGCGGCGTGATCTATCCCGCGCAGGTCGCCGGCGACCGCATCGAAGCGCAGCTCCACGGCCCGGTGAATTCCCTCCGCAAGGACAATCCCGAACTGATCATTCCCTTCACCGTGGACCGCGACGCCTCCGAACCCGTCGCGCGTTTCACCATCCAGGGCCAGCAGTTCATCCTGCGCGTGGGCGAATGGAGCCCTTGGATTCGCGTCACCTTCACCTTCGTCCCCGGGCTGGAAAGCATCACCGGCATCTGCCGCTTCTATCTCAAACAAGTGCGCCCGCAATTCGAGCTCTACGTTTCCCCCATCAACATCGACCCGGCCAATCCCGCGCTGCCCATCTCCACCCCGGAAACCTACGCCCGCGACCTGGCCCGCGATGTGGGCTCCTTCTACACCCAGGGCATCTCCGAAGACACCAAGGCCCTCACCAGCGGCCTCCTCAGCGACGACGAATACCTCCAGCAGGCGCACATCGTCTTCGACGAACAGCGCCGCCTCTTTCTGCACGAGCTGGCCCGCTTCCGCGCCGGCCTCTTCTTCTACTATTTCTCCAGCCTCGATCAGAATAGCCACATGTTCTGGCGCGCCAATGACCAGAAATTTCCGGCCTACGATGCGCAGCTCGCCGCCCGGCACGGCCACGTCCTCGAAGACTATTACGGCGAGATGGACGCCATGCTCGGCGCAGCGCTGCAGGCCGCGGACGCAGAGACCACCGTGCTCGTTGTCTCCGATCACGGCTTCGCTCCCTTCCATCGCTCCTTCAGCCTCAACACCTGGCTCGTCGAGAACGGCTACCTGGTCCTGCGCGCCGGCGCGCAGCCCGGGCCCGGCCGCGACATCTTCAAGGATGCCGACTGGTCGAAGACTCGCGCCTACGGCCTCGGCCTCAACGGTCTGTATGTAAATTTGCGCGGCCGGGAAAAGAACGGCATCGTGAATCCCGGCGCGGAATCCGATGCGCTGCAGCTGGAGATCGCCGCCAAACTGGAAGCCGTGCGCGATCCCAACGACAAGCAGCAGGTCATCACCCGCGTGGACCGCGCCTCCGAGGCCTACTCCGGCCCGGCCGCCGCGCAGGCCCCGGACATCATCGTCGGCTACAATCGCGGCTTTCGCGTCGGCTGGGACAGCGTCCTCGGCGGCATCCCCGCGAAAGTGCTGGAAGACAACACCGAGCCCTGGAGCGGCGACCACTGCATGGACTACACCAAAGTTCCCGGCGTGGTCCTCAGCAATCGCAAAATAGAGGCCACTCAGCCCGCGCTCACCGATATCGCCCCCACGATCCTCGCCGAATTCGGCATCGCCCGTCCCGCCGCGATGCATGGGCACAGCATCTTCGCGCCCTCCGCGCAGAATGCGCAGCGCGCCGCGAAATCGCCCGCCGCCCAAGGAACGCGCCGGTGA
- a CDS encoding sulfite exporter TauE/SafE family protein — MSLVLLIGVGLGVGLLLGLTGVGSGSVLTPLLILAVGFSPAKAVGTSLAFAFATKIVASASFYRRGLVDFPILRKLLPGAGAGLLTVFSLLKGLGYQSPLKTNLFLQRSIGVALLAVFVLMLVQLFPGAAGEAFTERRLRFTQKHELPLTLAVGYIVGVSVSLTSIGGGAALVPMLYLLYRLDPGRLVGTSILFSTLLSAAAGLLHASGGHIDLLAVAALLLGSLPAIWLASHLHARLPRLASESIIAAVMLLLGLRLAFL, encoded by the coding sequence GTGAGCCTTGTTCTCCTCATCGGCGTCGGGCTGGGCGTGGGGCTGCTCCTCGGCCTCACCGGAGTCGGCAGCGGCTCCGTGCTCACTCCCCTGCTCATTCTCGCGGTCGGCTTTTCCCCCGCCAAAGCCGTTGGCACCAGCCTGGCCTTTGCCTTCGCCACCAAAATCGTCGCCAGCGCCAGCTTCTACCGCCGCGGCCTCGTCGATTTCCCCATCCTCCGCAAACTGCTGCCCGGCGCCGGCGCCGGCCTGCTGACCGTTTTCTCCCTGCTCAAAGGCCTGGGCTATCAGTCCCCACTGAAGACCAACCTCTTTCTGCAGCGCTCCATCGGCGTGGCCCTGCTGGCCGTCTTTGTGCTGATGCTCGTGCAACTTTTCCCTGGCGCCGCCGGAGAAGCCTTCACCGAGCGCCGCCTGCGCTTCACCCAGAAGCACGAGCTCCCGCTCACACTTGCCGTCGGCTATATCGTCGGCGTAAGCGTCAGCCTCACATCCATCGGCGGCGGCGCCGCCCTTGTTCCCATGCTTTATCTTCTCTACCGCCTTGATCCCGGGCGTCTCGTCGGCACCAGCATCCTTTTCAGCACCCTGCTCAGCGCGGCCGCCGGCTTGCTCCACGCCAGCGGCGGCCATATCGACCTCCTCGCCGTCGCCGCTCTCCTCCTCGGCTCCCTCCCCGCCATCTGGCTGGCCAGCCACCTGCACGCCCGGCTCCCCCGCCTGGCCTCCGAATCCATCATCGCCGCAGTCATGCTCCTCCTCGGCCTCCGCCTCGCTTTCCTCTAA
- a CDS encoding VWA domain-containing protein encodes MKNANAWRGSIRVLVAAMALAGATLAQSAMVWAQEQKAETPAPAVRAFVRLVLVDALVTDKDGKMVTGLGAPDFTVLEDGKPQKVTTVSFEQAAEVARALRSQRASLPPNVTTNRPAYRVPAGPMVIVVLDALNTRSQDQSRARMELLKYLDTQLQPGQQVAVYTLSTSLRILQDFTDDPALLKAAIQGFRPNESMAMQVADINARVGRRSGARPESLHGGGVDLELERALSRMQLFYEEQANVVTDARVGTTLTAFRYIAQAVAGLPGRKNLVWVTGSFPLATYSRIIQYSENAVNDPNAVRIEHDYEDMIRETASLLNDAQVAVYPVDARGLIGQLLGGAEDQGLNAGGQLKAGAEYAQDVQLASRSLQETQATMQQVAADTGGKVFTNRNDLDNSVALSAQDGASYYLLGYTPEGKADGKFHKIAVKVNRPGVTVRARHGYYAYPFGEEAKASKQHEAEVGMAMRASSPVATGVTFDARVVPPAPAAKMKVGADFLVDPTTLTVEDAGGGSKRLALEFHAVAYQEDGKVAGQRDVATKATLKAANFAAIQQQGLAYHVDLELPPGRYMLRLGVVDSRSGFIGTADLPLLLEGPK; translated from the coding sequence ATGAAAAACGCAAACGCATGGCGGGGAAGCATCCGGGTGCTGGTCGCGGCGATGGCTCTGGCGGGAGCGACACTGGCGCAGAGCGCCATGGTTTGGGCACAGGAACAGAAAGCGGAAACGCCTGCGCCGGCGGTGCGGGCCTTTGTGCGCCTGGTTCTGGTGGATGCCCTGGTGACGGACAAGGACGGGAAGATGGTGACGGGCCTCGGTGCGCCGGACTTCACCGTGCTGGAGGACGGGAAACCCCAGAAAGTGACCACGGTTTCGTTCGAACAGGCTGCGGAGGTGGCGCGAGCGCTGCGCAGCCAGCGTGCGAGCTTGCCGCCGAACGTCACCACCAATCGTCCGGCATACCGCGTGCCGGCAGGTCCGATGGTGATCGTGGTGCTGGATGCGCTGAATACGCGAAGCCAGGACCAATCGCGGGCGCGGATGGAGTTGTTGAAATACCTCGACACCCAGCTGCAACCCGGGCAGCAGGTCGCCGTCTACACGCTGTCTACCTCGTTGCGGATCCTGCAGGACTTCACGGATGACCCGGCGCTGCTCAAAGCCGCCATCCAAGGCTTCCGGCCAAACGAATCGATGGCCATGCAAGTCGCCGATATCAATGCCCGAGTGGGCCGGAGGTCGGGGGCAAGACCGGAGTCACTGCACGGGGGAGGAGTGGATCTGGAGCTTGAGAGGGCTCTTTCGCGGATGCAGCTTTTCTATGAGGAGCAAGCAAACGTGGTGACCGATGCGCGCGTAGGGACGACGCTGACGGCGTTTCGGTACATTGCGCAGGCCGTGGCTGGCCTGCCGGGGAGAAAGAATCTGGTGTGGGTAACGGGTTCGTTCCCGCTGGCCACCTATTCGCGAATCATCCAATACAGCGAGAATGCAGTGAACGACCCGAACGCCGTGCGCATCGAGCACGATTACGAGGACATGATACGCGAAACAGCTTCTCTCCTGAATGACGCCCAGGTGGCTGTGTACCCGGTGGATGCCCGGGGGCTGATCGGGCAATTGCTTGGCGGCGCGGAGGATCAAGGTCTCAACGCAGGGGGTCAACTGAAGGCCGGCGCGGAATATGCGCAGGACGTCCAGCTCGCCAGCCGCTCGCTGCAGGAGACGCAGGCCACCATGCAGCAGGTCGCAGCCGACACAGGGGGCAAGGTATTCACAAATCGGAACGACCTGGATAATTCCGTGGCCCTCAGCGCCCAGGACGGCGCCTCGTACTATTTGCTGGGATATACCCCCGAGGGGAAAGCCGACGGAAAATTCCACAAGATCGCGGTGAAAGTGAATCGTCCCGGAGTGACGGTGCGCGCGCGGCACGGCTACTACGCATACCCCTTTGGCGAGGAAGCCAAGGCCTCGAAACAACACGAAGCCGAAGTGGGGATGGCGATGCGGGCGTCGTCGCCGGTGGCGACCGGCGTCACGTTTGACGCGCGCGTGGTGCCGCCGGCGCCCGCCGCCAAAATGAAGGTAGGGGCCGACTTTCTCGTAGATCCCACCACGCTCACGGTGGAAGATGCGGGGGGTGGCAGCAAGCGGCTTGCCCTGGAGTTTCACGCCGTGGCGTATCAAGAAGATGGAAAGGTTGCGGGACAACGGGACGTCGCGACGAAAGCCACACTGAAAGCGGCCAACTTCGCCGCGATCCAGCAACAGGGACTTGCTTACCACGTGGATTTGGAATTGCCGCCGGGGCGCTACATGCTGCGACTCGGGGTTGTGGACTCGCGCAGCGGGTTCATCGGCACGGCAGACCTGCCCCTGCTGCTCGAAGGCCCCAAATAG
- a CDS encoding energy transducer TonB, translating to MATCFARSIRFLVVALMLLGFEVPAGAAPDLEQELAQMFVGHSLTLRNFYQGRDLRYGSDGRLLGKAEPGYWSRDGMVEIFSVKLLKNNELIMQGKRSCVLFDPAKGELADVWTGDRVQITVELKPEQLTLQAVIPILQRVLLTSQDRLEDLVPQYWTNCLRRKVNRPDKHSPWECVALDKQQVPDFAGKEIAWETRPPDTTLHNGMQLYALNYRVGYLAEKGMTVPQLLAGPVPIFQWQQRRTKFVAVTLVLSLTVGEDGKPGDIFIVSPAGMGVDDEAAEAVAKWKFSPATCQGQPCAVHARVFFEFSDPTSPFLR from the coding sequence TTGGCCACTTGCTTCGCACGTTCTATTCGCTTTCTTGTCGTGGCACTGATGCTGCTGGGCTTCGAGGTCCCCGCTGGCGCGGCACCCGACCTTGAACAGGAGCTCGCCCAGATGTTCGTCGGGCACTCTCTCACACTCCGCAATTTCTACCAGGGCAGGGACCTCCGCTACGGAAGCGACGGGCGGCTGCTGGGCAAAGCCGAACCCGGATACTGGTCCCGGGATGGCATGGTCGAAATCTTTTCCGTGAAGCTTTTAAAGAACAATGAGTTGATCATGCAGGGGAAGCGCAGCTGTGTGCTCTTTGATCCGGCAAAGGGCGAGTTGGCCGACGTCTGGACTGGTGACCGGGTTCAAATTACGGTGGAGCTCAAACCCGAGCAGCTTACTTTGCAGGCGGTCATTCCCATACTGCAAAGAGTTCTTCTGACGAGCCAAGACAGACTCGAGGATCTTGTTCCGCAATACTGGACAAACTGCCTCCGGCGAAAAGTGAATCGGCCCGACAAACATTCTCCGTGGGAGTGCGTGGCCCTGGACAAGCAACAAGTGCCTGATTTTGCCGGCAAAGAGATCGCCTGGGAAACGCGGCCGCCCGATACGACTCTTCACAACGGGATGCAACTTTACGCCCTCAATTACCGCGTGGGTTACCTGGCGGAAAAGGGGATGACCGTGCCCCAACTCCTGGCTGGCCCTGTCCCGATCTTTCAGTGGCAGCAAAGGCGAACGAAATTCGTCGCTGTAACCCTGGTGCTTTCTCTCACCGTGGGAGAGGACGGCAAGCCAGGCGACATTTTTATTGTCAGCCCGGCGGGTATGGGGGTAGACGATGAGGCAGCGGAAGCGGTGGCAAAATGGAAGTTCAGTCCGGCCACCTGCCAGGGCCAGCCCTGTGCTGTGCATGCGCGCGTGTTTTTCGAGTTCTCCGATCCGACGAGCCCGTTCCTGCGGTAG
- a CDS encoding alkaline phosphatase family protein codes for MANAAHPKICVLGLDCAAPEIVFGDARLKNLRQLMGLGTWGRLESVIPPITVPAWMCMATSQDPGSLGVYGFRNRANRMYGGLGFVDSRSITEPAIWDHLASHGKRSIVMGLPPGYPPKPLQGIRIGCFLNPDPMKNEFTYPAEIGQEIRALVGEYAVDVPGFRTDDKAWLREQIFAMSRKHWKVVRWLLAEKEWDYFHYVDIGLDRVHHGFWDSFDPKHIHYKPGNPYESVIPDYYLWLDEQIGAVLEMLEGKAVVLVVSDHGAQRLDGGFAVNEWLIREGLLVVDEMPKEVTPFAKIKVNWAKTRVWSEGGYYARVFFNVAGREPRGVIPAAQYEAFRDEMKHKLEALTDPAGKPLNSLVFKPEEIYRKVRNVAPDLIVHFGGLYWRSIGSVGHGRIHVEENDTGPDACNHAQFGTFILYAPGSELRGEFQGAHLLDVSPTLLDLAGYDIPSAMQGRSLRSRA; via the coding sequence ATGGCCAACGCTGCGCATCCGAAAATCTGCGTTCTGGGGCTCGATTGCGCCGCGCCGGAGATCGTCTTCGGCGACGCCCGGCTGAAGAATCTGCGCCAGCTGATGGGCCTGGGCACGTGGGGCCGCCTCGAGAGCGTCATTCCGCCGATCACCGTGCCGGCGTGGATGTGCATGGCCACCAGCCAGGACCCCGGCTCGCTCGGCGTGTACGGCTTCCGCAACCGCGCCAATCGCATGTATGGCGGCCTGGGCTTTGTGGATTCGCGGTCGATCACCGAGCCGGCCATCTGGGATCACCTCGCGAGCCACGGCAAGCGCTCCATCGTTATGGGTCTGCCGCCGGGCTACCCGCCGAAGCCGCTCCAAGGCATCCGCATCGGCTGCTTCCTCAATCCCGACCCGATGAAGAACGAATTCACCTACCCGGCGGAGATCGGCCAGGAGATCCGCGCGCTGGTGGGCGAGTACGCCGTGGATGTGCCGGGTTTCCGCACCGACGACAAGGCCTGGCTGCGCGAGCAGATCTTCGCCATGAGCCGCAAGCACTGGAAAGTGGTGCGCTGGCTGCTCGCGGAGAAGGAGTGGGACTACTTCCACTACGTGGACATCGGCCTCGACCGCGTGCACCACGGCTTCTGGGATTCCTTCGACCCCAAGCACATCCACTACAAGCCCGGCAACCCCTACGAAAGCGTCATCCCCGATTACTATCTGTGGCTGGACGAGCAGATCGGCGCGGTGCTGGAAATGCTCGAGGGGAAGGCCGTGGTGCTGGTGGTTTCCGACCACGGCGCGCAGCGCCTGGACGGCGGCTTTGCCGTGAACGAATGGCTGATTCGCGAGGGCCTGCTGGTGGTGGACGAAATGCCCAAGGAAGTCACGCCCTTCGCCAAGATCAAAGTGAACTGGGCCAAGACCAGGGTGTGGAGCGAGGGCGGCTACTACGCGCGCGTCTTCTTCAACGTCGCCGGCCGCGAGCCGCGCGGCGTCATTCCCGCCGCGCAATACGAAGCGTTTCGCGACGAGATGAAGCACAAGCTGGAAGCCCTGACGGATCCGGCCGGGAAGCCGCTCAACTCCCTGGTCTTCAAGCCCGAGGAGATCTACCGCAAAGTGCGCAACGTCGCTCCCGACCTCATCGTGCATTTCGGCGGGCTCTACTGGCGCTCCATCGGCAGCGTGGGCCACGGCCGCATCCATGTCGAGGAAAACGACACCGGCCCGGACGCCTGCAACCACGCCCAGTTCGGTACCTTCATCCTCTACGCCCCCGGCTCGGAGTTGCGCGGCGAATTCCAGGGCGCGCACCTCCTGGACGTCTCGCCGACGCTCCTCGACCTTGCCGGCTACGACATCCCCTCCGCCATGCAGGGCCGCTCCCTCCGCTCCCGCGCGTAG
- the sat gene encoding sulfate adenylyltransferase, which produces MIPNRPHGGRLINRIPEGKAREEWLARAAKLPRVRLNSRQLSDAELIAVGAFSPLEGFLGSRDYARVLAEERLADDTVWTIPVTLAVSEETQRAVATAETVALTDDNDRVVAVMELQEIFHYDREREAQCVLRTTDAAHPGVRYLQSTGEYCLAGPIHLLERRQDKLTENYRLDPKETRYLFAQRGWKTIVAFQTRNPVHRAHEYILKCALETVDGLLLHPLVGDTRDEDIPADVRIQCYLALLGNTLPATRTVFSVYPAAMRYAGPREAIFHAIARKNYGCTHFIVGRDHAGVGNFYGPFDAQKKFFDFAPEELGITPFCFDATFYCRKCAQVASEKTCSHGPEHRLVLSGTKVREMLRNGEGLPVEFTRPEVAAILEKAYREK; this is translated from the coding sequence ATGATCCCCAATCGCCCGCACGGCGGCAGACTCATTAACCGCATACCCGAAGGAAAAGCCCGCGAAGAGTGGCTCGCGCGCGCCGCCAAGCTGCCCCGGGTGCGCCTGAATTCGCGCCAGCTCTCCGACGCCGAGTTGATCGCCGTCGGGGCCTTCTCTCCGCTCGAAGGCTTTCTGGGCAGCCGCGACTACGCGCGCGTCCTCGCCGAAGAGCGTCTGGCCGATGACACCGTGTGGACCATTCCCGTGACCCTGGCGGTCAGCGAAGAGACACAACGCGCTGTCGCCACGGCCGAAACCGTGGCCCTCACCGACGACAATGACCGCGTCGTCGCTGTGATGGAGCTGCAGGAAATCTTCCACTACGACCGCGAGCGCGAAGCCCAGTGCGTCCTGCGCACCACCGACGCTGCGCACCCCGGCGTGCGCTACCTGCAAAGCACCGGCGAATACTGCCTGGCCGGGCCCATCCATCTGCTGGAGCGGCGCCAGGACAAGCTTACCGAGAACTACCGCCTGGACCCCAAGGAGACACGCTACCTGTTTGCACAGCGCGGCTGGAAGACCATCGTGGCGTTTCAGACGCGCAACCCGGTGCACCGCGCCCACGAATACATCCTGAAGTGCGCGCTGGAAACCGTAGACGGCCTGCTGCTGCATCCGCTTGTCGGGGACACCCGCGACGAGGACATTCCCGCCGACGTCCGCATCCAGTGCTACCTGGCGCTGCTGGGCAATACCCTGCCCGCCACGCGCACGGTCTTCAGCGTCTATCCCGCGGCGATGCGCTATGCCGGACCGCGCGAGGCCATCTTCCACGCCATCGCCCGCAAAAATTACGGCTGCACGCACTTCATCGTGGGGCGCGATCACGCCGGCGTCGGCAACTTCTACGGGCCCTTCGACGCCCAGAAGAAATTCTTCGATTTCGCCCCGGAGGAGCTGGGCATCACGCCCTTCTGCTTCGACGCCACCTTCTACTGCAGGAAGTGCGCCCAGGTGGCTTCGGAAAAGACCTGCTCGCACGGGCCGGAGCACCGCCTGGTCCTCAGCGGCACCAAGGTGCGCGAAATGCTGCGCAACGGCGAGGGCTTGCCGGTGGAGTTCACGCGCCCGGAAGTGGCCGCGATCCTGGAAAAGGCGTACCGCGAGAAATGA
- the cysC gene encoding adenylyl-sulfate kinase: MTKATKGFTVWFTGLPSAGKSTLAELLAPELRRRGHGVEVLDGDVVRTHLCKGLGFSKEDRDENIRRIGFVCAMVTRHGGAAIAAAISPYRAIRDEVRATVGNFVEIYVQTAVETCIQRDVKGLYKKALAGEIKGFTGVDDPYEAPVNPELTIATESESPQQSAARILRKLEELGYVAPLPGSAHAPEEEARIRARLVRLGYLAS, encoded by the coding sequence ATGACAAAAGCAACGAAGGGCTTCACGGTGTGGTTCACGGGCTTGCCCTCGGCGGGCAAGTCCACGCTGGCGGAATTGCTGGCTCCCGAGCTGCGCCGGCGCGGCCACGGCGTGGAAGTGCTGGACGGCGACGTGGTGCGCACGCACCTGTGCAAGGGCCTGGGCTTCAGCAAAGAGGATCGCGACGAAAATATCCGGCGCATCGGCTTCGTCTGCGCCATGGTCACCCGGCACGGCGGCGCGGCCATCGCCGCCGCCATTTCTCCTTACCGCGCCATCCGCGACGAAGTGCGCGCCACGGTCGGCAATTTCGTGGAAATCTACGTGCAAACGGCGGTGGAAACCTGCATCCAGCGGGACGTCAAGGGCCTCTACAAGAAAGCGCTGGCCGGCGAGATCAAGGGCTTTACCGGCGTGGACGACCCCTACGAGGCTCCCGTGAATCCCGAGCTGACCATCGCGACCGAATCGGAGAGCCCGCAGCAATCCGCCGCGCGCATTCTCCGCAAGCTCGAAGAACTGGGTTACGTCGCGCCGCTGCCCGGCTCCGCCCACGCTCCCGAGGAAGAAGCGCGCATCCGCGCCCGCCTGGTGCGCCTCGGCTACCTCGCTTCCTGA
- a CDS encoding Crp/Fnr family transcriptional regulator — translation MRCPYGLELNEHCRTCKLRGCGFFCQLSVAALDDFDAIKSLSVYPEDAVLFLEKQEARGIYVLCAGQAKLSISSSEGKTLILRIARPGEILGLLPALLKIPHEVTAETLHPCQVAFIRREDFLRFIEKHPEANHNVVREMGSYYQAACEQLRTLGLSASAPERLAKLLLHWSAEGQKTREGTQIKLPLTHEEIAEFIGTTRETVTRTLSDFRTRHLVALQGSTLNIPDRAALASFVSL, via the coding sequence ATGCGCTGTCCTTACGGTTTGGAACTGAATGAACATTGCCGAACCTGCAAGCTCAGAGGATGCGGGTTCTTTTGCCAGTTGTCTGTCGCGGCCCTCGATGATTTTGACGCTATCAAATCCTTGTCCGTGTATCCGGAGGACGCAGTTCTCTTTCTGGAAAAGCAGGAGGCGCGGGGGATTTACGTTCTTTGCGCAGGCCAGGCAAAACTATCCATCAGTTCGAGCGAGGGAAAAACGCTCATCTTGAGGATCGCCCGGCCGGGAGAAATCCTGGGCCTTCTGCCGGCCCTGTTGAAGATCCCCCACGAGGTAACCGCCGAAACCCTGCATCCCTGTCAGGTGGCTTTTATCCGCCGGGAAGACTTCCTGAGATTTATTGAAAAACATCCGGAGGCCAATCACAACGTGGTGCGGGAAATGGGGTCCTACTACCAGGCCGCCTGCGAACAGTTGCGGACTCTCGGCCTTTCCGCGTCTGCGCCGGAGAGGCTGGCCAAGCTGCTGTTGCATTGGTCCGCCGAAGGCCAGAAAACGCGAGAGGGCACCCAGATCAAGCTGCCGCTGACCCACGAGGAGATCGCTGAATTCATCGGCACGACGCGGGAAACGGTCACGCGAACGCTCAGCGATTTCCGAACGCGGCACCTGGTCGCGTTGCAGGGCTCGACCCTGAATATTCCCGACCGGGCGGCACTCGCGAGTTTCGTGAGCCTGTAA